In the Desulfosporosinus acidiphilus SJ4 genome, TTGTAAAAGACAATATTTACTGAATGGACTATCTTAGGAATCCGACATGCCAGTATGATGTAGATTTGAGTAATCGTATTCAGGGCGATAAAGGCTCCGAATGATACTATTATTTTATGCCTGCTGAACAAATGCCCGATAGCTATAGAGGTATATACCATTAATATGCCTGAAGCTAAGGTTATAAGTCCGCCAAGGATTAGCTCAAGTATCAGAAGATAGGCTGGGGCTCCTAAATAGCCGGTTACTTGATTGTGAAATACTGCCAAACCCTGAATGATTTTACCAAGAGTTCCTTGTTTGTAAGAAATTATCTCTATCGAAATCATGGCGGCAATAACACTGGCGATCATCCACAGCATGGATACCAGCAGTTTGCTGAGAATGTGCTTCCAAGACTTAACGGGAAGCGTATACATTAAATAGCCCTCATCAGAAAGCAGGTTTTTATAAAATCTTTGAATCATCACCGTAAGGGTCATCACGAACATCCCCGCCATAATTATGACATAGAAAACCATACTGATTTTTGAGGGTATTTGCCATGACTGGTTATCAAACACTGAAAGAATTTTATTGATGACGGCGAACACCAGTAAGGAAAGAAAGATGGGAAGGAACATTCTTCCGGTTGCTTTTATTTCATATTTCAAAAGTTTAGTTAGCATTTGAACACCTCCCTGAATAAGAGATCTACAGATTTCCCTTTGGCATCTCGTATATCATCTACCGAAGATGTCAATACCACGTTGCCTTGATTGAGAAAGATCACATAATCCAGTATTTTCTCAATATCTGATATTAGGTGGGATGAGATAATTATCGTTGCATTTTCATTATAATTACCCAAAATTGTTTCTAGTATATAATCCCGAGCTGCCGGGTCCACCCCGCCTATGGGTTCATCTAAAAGATAAAGCTCTGCTTCCCGGCTCATAACAAGAATCAGCTGTACTTTTTCCTTTGTCCCTTTGGACATGGTTTTTAATCGATCATCAGGGCTGATATTCAGTCTCTTCAGCATGTCATAAGCCTTCTCGGCTTTGAAATCAGTATAGAAATCAGAAAAAAATTCGATGATTTGATGGACGCGCATCCAATCATTTAAATAGGTCCTTTCAGGAAGGTAAGACACAACTTTTTTAGTCTCAACGCCTGGTTTCTTGCCGCCAATGAGCATAGTTCCGGCAGTCGGTGTCAAGAGTTCGTTTGCTAACTTAATGAGGGTACTTTTTCCACTGCCGTTTGGTCCCAGAAGCCCTACAATCTGTCCACGCTCAATTTTTAGATCAACGGCAGATAAAGCGGTTTTGCTGCCAAATTTTTTCGTAAGGCCGTTGCATTCTAAAATAGTGCTCATTATTTCATCTCCTTTGCCATATTAGTAATGATTGCTAAAATCTCTTTCTGATCAAAGCCCATTAGTCGCATTTTTTCTAGGAAATCATAGATTTGATCCCGGGCCAATTTGGTTTTTGCCAGTTCAATCATTCTCGCATCCTCCGTTATCGACCGACCGCTGGTGCGGTGGGTTATTATGAGGCCATCTTCTTCCAACTTCACTAGAGCTCGCTGCATGGTATTGGGATTTACCGCGGCCTCTTGTGCCATATCCCGCACTGAAGGCAGTTTTGATCCGGGAGGATAAACTCCGGAAAACACCATTAGTTTGATCTGCTCAACAAGCTGGGTGTAAATGGGTCTATCAGATTTCAGATCCCATGGCATGTTATCACCTCGTGTATTATTGTATTAAGCGCTTAATACAATAATACATTATTTCGGATAAATGTCAAGAGGAAACTGTCCTACCTTCAGTCTTTATGTAATATAATGGAACTGTACAAATTTTTAACAGGAGGAGAACATTATATGGCTAAAAAGATTTTAATCATTGCTGGGGACGCCGTAGAAGCTCTGGAAGTTTATTATCCCTATTTTCGTGTCTTAGAAGAAGGATTTGAAGCTGTTATTGCTTCGCCAAGCAAGAAAGTGCTGCGTACCGTTGTTCATGATTTCGAGGGCTGGGAAACATATACTGAGAAACCGGGCTATCAACTGGAATCCCATAGTTCTTTTGCCGATGTTGATCCAACCCAATATGATGGTTTGATCATTCCTGGAGGCCGTGCTCCGGAATATATTCGCCTCGATGAGAACATTCCCTGTATTGTCGGGCATTTTTTGGAGGCAGGGAAGCCTGTAGGGGCAATCTGTCACGCCGCTCTTGTACTGAGTGCTTTAAAAGACAAAAAGTATTTCGAAGGGCGTACGATGACGGCTTACACGGCTTGCAGTCTTGATGTGGAAGGTTTAGGTGCCAACTATACTAAAGAAACGCTTCATGTAGATAACAATATTGTTTCTGGCCACGCTTGGCCCGATCTCCCCGGTTTTATGAGGGAATTTCTTAAGTTAGTTAGAGATAGCGAATTGAATTAAAGCCCTTAGACCAGCTCTGTCTGGGCGGGAAAGCCAAAATAGAAAAAAGTAAGACACCCAGAGGGTGTCTTTAATTATGAATGAATTAATCAGCAAAATGAGTCTTTTCTTATCTCTCTTCGGTAAGTAATCCTAATTGCTGGATAAGGTAAGGGAGTGCTCGTTCAAAACATACGCCGAAGCGTTTTTCCTGACCGGACTTTTCAGTTAACTGTATACACTTGAGTGTATAGTTTACCGCAATTTGCAGGGCTTCTTCGAGAGAAAAATTATTTAGGAGT is a window encoding:
- a CDS encoding DJ-1/PfpI family protein yields the protein MAKKILIIAGDAVEALEVYYPYFRVLEEGFEAVIASPSKKVLRTVVHDFEGWETYTEKPGYQLESHSSFADVDPTQYDGLIIPGGRAPEYIRLDENIPCIVGHFLEAGKPVGAICHAALVLSALKDKKYFEGRTMTAYTACSLDVEGLGANYTKETLHVDNNIVSGHAWPDLPGFMREFLKLVRDSELN
- a CDS encoding GntR family transcriptional regulator codes for the protein MPWDLKSDRPIYTQLVEQIKLMVFSGVYPPGSKLPSVRDMAQEAAVNPNTMQRALVKLEEDGLIITHRTSGRSITEDARMIELAKTKLARDQIYDFLEKMRLMGFDQKEILAIITNMAKEMK
- a CDS encoding ABC transporter ATP-binding protein produces the protein MSTILECNGLTKKFGSKTALSAVDLKIERGQIVGLLGPNGSGKSTLIKLANELLTPTAGTMLIGGKKPGVETKKVVSYLPERTYLNDWMRVHQIIEFFSDFYTDFKAEKAYDMLKRLNISPDDRLKTMSKGTKEKVQLILVMSREAELYLLDEPIGGVDPAARDYILETILGNYNENATIIISSHLISDIEKILDYVIFLNQGNVVLTSSVDDIRDAKGKSVDLLFREVFKC